The following coding sequences are from one Gossypium hirsutum isolate 1008001.06 chromosome A12, Gossypium_hirsutum_v2.1, whole genome shotgun sequence window:
- the LOC107941854 gene encoding NAC domain-containing protein 100: MANIGAIGQENDQMDLPPGFRFHPTDEELISHYLYKKVLDVNFSAKAIGEVDLNKSEPWELPWKAKMGEKEWYFFCVRDRKYPTGLRTNRATDSGYWKATGKDKEIYRGKSLVGMKKTLVFYKGRAPKGEKTNWVMHEYRLEGKYSVHNLPKTAKNEWVICRVFQKSSGGKKTHISGLVNMGSFGNELGPSGLPPLMDSSSSFNAKKNPVSESVYVPCFSNPVDVQRIQLDTIDHFPENPLLLPVSSNPTNIFPRFQASNPFFSAQPITFPPNLHLPGSVLMQDQSILRDLLENHGSNMKSERETMVTVSQETGLTTDINNEISSVVSNLEIRKRPFDDQQHPSASTGPLDFDCFWHY; this comes from the exons ACAGATGAAGAGCTTATTTCTCACTACTTATACAAGAAAGTTCTTGACGTTAACTTCAGTGCTAAAGCCATTGGAGAGGTGGATTTGAACAAGTCTGAGCCTTGGGAATTACCTT GGAAAGCGAAAATGGGTGAGAAAGAATGGTATTTTTTCTGTGTGAGGGACAGGAAATACCCTACGGGGTTGAGGACAAATAGGGCGACTGATTCAGGGTACTGGAAAGCAACGGGGAAAGACAAAGAGATTTATAGAGGGAAATCATTGGTTGGGATGAAGAAAACACTTGTTTTTTACAAAGGGAGAGCTCCAAAAGGTGAAAAAACCAACTGGGTCATGCATGAATACAGACTGGAAGGCAAGTATTCAGTCCATAATCTCCCTAAAACTGCCAAG AATGAATGGGTTATTTGCAGGGTGTTTCAAAAGAGTTCTGGTGGGAAGAAAACTCATATTTCAGGTCTGGTTAATATGGgttcatttggaaatgaattggGTCCGTCCGGTCTTCCGCCATTAATGGATTCTTCTTCAAGTTTCAATGCCAAGAAAAACCCTGTTTCTGAATCGGTTTACGTGCCCTGCTTCTCCAATCCCGTCGACGTTCAACGCATTCAACTCGACACAATCGATCATTTTCCCGAGAATCCTCTCCTCCTCCCTGTTTCATCGAATCCAACAAATATTTTCCCGAGATTCCAAGCTTCAAACCCTTTCTTCTCGGCTCAACCCATCACTTTCCCACCCAATCTTCACCTCCCTGGCTCTGTTTTAATGCAAGACCAATCCATCCTCAGGGATTTACTTGAAAACCATGGATCAAACATGAAATCAGAGAGGGAAACAATGGTTACTGTTTCACAAGAAACTGGTTTAACCACTGATATCAACAATGAAATCTCTTCTGTTGTGTCCAATCTGGAGATTCGAAAGAGGCCATTTGATGATCAACAACACCCTTCTGCTTCAACTGGACCTCTGGATTTCGATTGTTTCTGGCATTACTGA